TAGTCGGTAAATGTGGGTTTAGGACTTCGAACCAGCAATGCCGACACACTATCCAGTTCGGATGTACTCACCTGCATCTCCTCCTTCACCCGCTGCTGCACCGCACTCAGGTATTGCTCATCGGTAGCCCCGGGTTCATTCTGCTCCAGAAAGAGGAAATACAGAACCGAACAGCCGATTGTTACTGCAGCCAGGAGCAGGAAAATATGTTTCTCTATACGCTTCACCAGGTGGGCAATCTTGTCTTTCCCGAAACCATCCCTAAAATCATGCCAAGATTTTAACCCAGGACTAATAGTCGATAGGACTAGTAATCATTCATATCAACAGCATACTGATTAGCCGCCCTATCGACTATTGATCATTGGACAGTTTTTCTACCGTATAGCCGCCTGTTTCATATCCGATTTCAGCACCAAATACATAAAGCAAATGCTTCCGGTCGATAATGACCTGTACCCCTTCTACGTTATACACTTCGTCGGAGGGGCCAGGCAAGTCAAATCCCAGTAACCATGATGACCCGCAACCTCCCCCGCGAATGCCTACGCGTAATCCGTACTCGCCAGGAATTTTATTAGCCTGAAGTGTGTCCAGTATCTGTTGGCGTGCTTCAGGTCGAACGCGAATGGGATTATCTAGTATGAGCATATATTCTGTTGGTTTACCGCTTCCAATATACGGACGTACTGAAGTTTGAACAGTAAACTGAAACCGGTAAACCTGGTAACGTTAAAAAACCCTTTTATCA
This window of the Spirosoma aerolatum genome carries:
- a CDS encoding HesB/IscA family protein — translated: MLILDNPIRVRPEARQQILDTLQANKIPGEYGLRVGIRGGGCGSSWLLGFDLPGPSDEVYNVEGVQVIIDRKHLLYVFGAEIGYETGGYTVEKLSNDQ